In Kitasatospora sp. NA04385, a single genomic region encodes these proteins:
- a CDS encoding serine protease: MAALSAVTVLVGGAGACTSGGGGGGGDGSPRDFAELKRWGFAEWDRWAQRHGFHNQVVPGLWSAEEMGQAPPQQPAPAPEGTSPAPPSGDTSSSGSATPSGVTSPITPSGDTSPSAPSTPAAPSASSAPSAQPAPPPVAAQPVPRPYTSYPASGKVFMTAPGGGTGQCSATVVADPEHPGKSNLVWTAAHCVHEGKGGDWYKNLVFVPAYNSSGAAGDHRKATLAEVAPLGQWWADRVITSPLWTTEGTKGGDAANQYDFAVVKVRGPAGETRSLEEVIGTAVPVWFDAPREQLAIQAWGYPAVAPFDGQELERCDSGRPGSRSFDPARPPMLVIGCTMTAGASGGGWFADGPDGRQRLVSNTSIGTSAHTALNGPYLEDVARQALAYISRK, encoded by the coding sequence GTGGCCGCGCTGTCCGCGGTCACCGTCCTGGTCGGCGGTGCGGGCGCCTGCACCTCGGGCGGCGGGGGCGGCGGGGGTGACGGGAGTCCCCGCGACTTCGCCGAGTTGAAGCGCTGGGGGTTCGCCGAGTGGGACCGCTGGGCGCAGCGGCACGGGTTCCACAACCAGGTGGTGCCCGGCCTGTGGAGCGCCGAGGAGATGGGCCAGGCGCCGCCCCAGCAGCCCGCTCCGGCGCCGGAGGGCACGTCCCCCGCGCCGCCGTCCGGTGACACGTCATCGTCCGGGTCCGCGACGCCGTCCGGTGTCACGTCACCGATCACGCCGTCCGGTGACACGTCACCGTCCGCGCCATCCACACCAGCCGCGCCGTCCGCGTCGTCCGCACCGTCCGCGCAGCCCGCACCGCCGCCGGTGGCCGCGCAGCCGGTGCCGCGGCCGTACACCAGCTACCCGGCGTCCGGGAAGGTGTTCATGACCGCGCCGGGCGGCGGCACCGGCCAGTGCTCGGCCACCGTGGTCGCCGACCCGGAGCACCCGGGCAAGAGCAACCTGGTGTGGACGGCCGCGCACTGCGTGCACGAGGGCAAGGGCGGCGACTGGTACAAGAACCTGGTGTTCGTACCGGCGTACAACAGCTCCGGCGCGGCCGGTGACCACCGGAAGGCGACGCTGGCCGAGGTCGCCCCGCTCGGGCAGTGGTGGGCGGACCGGGTGATCACCTCGCCGCTGTGGACCACCGAGGGCACCAAGGGCGGGGACGCCGCGAACCAGTACGACTTCGCGGTGGTCAAGGTGCGCGGCCCGGCGGGCGAGACCCGTTCGCTGGAGGAGGTCATCGGCACCGCCGTCCCGGTGTGGTTCGACGCCCCGCGCGAGCAGTTGGCGATCCAGGCCTGGGGGTACCCGGCCGTGGCGCCGTTCGACGGACAGGAGCTGGAGCGCTGCGACTCCGGCCGTCCGGGCTCGCGCAGCTTCGACCCGGCCCGGCCGCCGATGCTGGTGATCGGCTGCACCATGACGGCCGGCGCCTCGGGCGGCGGCTGGTTCGCCGACGGCCCGGACGGCCGCCAGCGGCTGGTCAGCAACACCTCGATCGGCACCTCGGCGCACACCGCGCTCAACGGCCCCTACCTGGAGGACGTGGCCCGTCAGGCGCTCGCCTACATCTCCCGGAAGTGA